A genomic segment from Aspergillus chevalieri M1 DNA, chromosome 7, nearly complete sequence encodes:
- a CDS encoding putative salicylate hydroxylase (COG:I;~EggNog:ENOG410PT1I;~InterPro:IPR036188,IPR002938;~PFAM:PF01494;~TransMembrane:1 (o6-25i);~go_function: GO:0071949 - FAD binding [Evidence IEA]) codes for MSAKNFTVAIVGGGIGGLSLAVGLLRRNISVQIYEAAPEFKEVGLGLTIGPAAHRTMPLIDPQIRHIYDSLITTHADSPGYERFRETWFEVVWATGNEEKSGDVLLDLKALPSGQTTVRRADFLDALVSLIPPEIAHFGKRLVSLEETANGGVELRFEDGTAATADVVVGCDGIKSKVKESMISPEEYQRVLPRYSGMYGYRAVLDMDTMVKAVGDHRARVSTMYVGKGAYGISYPIMRAQKVNVGLYVLNDEWNDYAWVRPASKEEMRRDAEHMGDYVKLLVEYMPDPTQWAIFEHPHISTYARSRVAILGDAAHASTPHQGAGAGQAIEDAHVLAELLGDPRVTTAEHIVSAFKGYDAVRRPRSQKVVTTSKENAHLLCLCLNGVGDDEERLKTTFQERLRWLWDVDIEDQAERARNIMLECIYHS; via the exons ATGTCTGCAAAGAACTTCACCGTCGCCATTGTGGGCGGCGGCATCGGAGGTCTCTCTCTGGCCGTCGGCTTATTACGACGAAACATTTCAGTGCAGATATATGAGGCGGCACCGGAGTTCAAAGAAGTCGGATTGGGATTGACCATCGGCCCAGCCGCACATCGGACGATGCCCCTGATCGATCCGCAGATCCGACACATCTACGATTCGCTCATCACCACGCATGCGGACAGTCCGGGGTATGAACGGTTCCGCGAGACGTGGTTCGAAGTCGTTTGGGCGACCGGAAATGAGGAGAAATCCGGGGACGTCCTTCTAGATCTCAAAGCATTACCATCAGGGCAAACTACGGTGCGTCGGGCGGATTTTCTAGATGCTTTAGTGAGTTTGATTCCGCCGGAAATTGCGCATTTCGGAAAGCGACTTGTCAGTTTGGAAGAAACGGCAAATGGAGGAGTAGAACTGCGATTTGAAGATGGCACAGCGGCCACAGCAGATGTGGTCGTCGGCTGTGATGGCATTAAGTCCAAGGTGAAAGAATCTATGATATCCCCAGAAGAATACCAGCGCGTCCTCCCGCGATACAGCGGCATGTATGGGTATCGAGCGGTGCTGGATATGGACACTATGGTCAAAGCTGTTGGGGACCATCGGGCGCGAGTGTCTACGATGTATGTAGGAAAAGGAGCATATGGGATATCATATCCGATTATGCGGGCGCAAAAGGTCAACGTGGGGTTGTATGTCTTGAACGACGAGTGGAATGATTATGCTTGGGTGCGTCCAGCAAGCAAAGAGGAGATGCGACGTGACGCTGAGCATATGGGTGACTATGTCAAATTGCTTGTTGAG TACATGCCGGACCCCACGCAATGGGCTATTTTCGAACATCCTCACATCTCAACATATGCTCGCTCTCGAGTCGCCATTCTGGGCGATGCTGCGCATGCATCCACGCCTCATCAAGGTGCTGGTGCGGGGCAGGCCATTGAAGATGCGCACGTTCTAGCAGAACTGCTGGGCGATCCCCGAGTGACTACTGCTGAGCACATCGTGTCTGCATTTAAGGGATACGATGCTGTTCGGAGACCACGAAGTCAGAAGGTCGTGACGACCAGCAAGGAGAATGCGCATCTGCTTTGTTTATGCTTGAACGGAGTCGGGGATGATGAAGAGAGACTGAAGACGACATTCCAGGAACGACTGCGGTGGTTATGGGACGTGGATATTGAAGACCAGGCCGAGAGAGCGAGGAATATCATGCTCGAGTGTATATACCATTCATAA